GACCGACTCGGAAGTGAACTTCGGCACTAAACGTCTCATGAGGGTGCTCTCAGTCTCCGGCACGCCTTCCCTGTTAAGATCCGCTACGAAGTGCTTACTCTCTTCGTCATTGTCATTACAAGGTATATCAGTGCTGCTTATGCACCAGTTTCTGCTATCTTAATCAAAAAGACTTCCAGATGCAAGACATCACAGCACTGCATTGCAGCTTTACCTCAGTATTGTGATTATTTTGTGAAGAGAGGACTGCTTATTCCTGATCCGCAAAAAATTTCCCGATTACTTTGGTAATGCTGTCGCTTCGCAGCGGCTTGCTGATATACTCGTCCATCCCCGCTTCAAGACATAGCTCCCGGTCGCCCTTGAGCGCGTTGGCCGTCACTGCAACAATGACAGGCTGCTGGTCTGCCGGCTGCTCTGCCCTGATGGCAGCTGTGGCCTCCAGGCCGTTCATCCCGGGCATCTGCACATCCATGAAGATCAGATCATAGCCGTGCCTGGCGGTCATATCGACCGCCTGCCGCCCGTCCTCGGCCACATCGACGACGAAGCCGCGCTTCTCCAGGATTTTGCGCAGGACGATCTGATTGATCACATTGTCCTCGGCTACCAGAATATGCAGGGACCGGCCTTCTGATTGCGGCTCCGGCAGGTTCCCCTCCGGCCCTTCAGCCGGAAGCGCCTGTGCTTCTGTCCGGAGGACCACGGTGAACACAAAGGTCGCCCCTTGCTCGGCGGCTGTATCCAGATAGATCTCTCCGCCCATCCGCTCAACCAATTGCTTGCTGATCGCCAGCCCCAGACCGGTGCCTTCCCCATGGCGGCCCCTGAAATGCTCCAGCTGATAGAACGGCTCGAACAAGCGGCTGCGGGCATCTTCAGGAATCCCTTTCCCTGTATCCGCCACCGTGAACTCCAGCGTTACGCCTGGCGGGCTTGCGGCAATGCACTTCACGCCTACTTTTACCCCGCCGGTACAGGTGAATTTCACGGCATTGCCAGCCAGATTGAGCAGCACCTGCTTCAGCCGCTCCCCGTCCCCGATCAGCCGCTGCGGCACATCCGGCTCCGTCTCCACGCTGAGGATCAGGCCTTTGCGCTCCGCCTTGAGCTGAAGCAGCTCCAGCGCAGAATCCATGCAGTGCTGGAGGATGAACGGCTCGTCCTGGAGTGAAATTTTGCCTGCCTCAATCTTGGAGAGATCGAGAATGTCGTTGATGATATTCAGCAGGGATTCACCGCTCTGGCGGATAATCTCCAGGAACTCCCGCTGCTGCGACCCCGGCTCACTGCTCTCCAGCAGCAGGTCGGTCATCCCGATCACCCCGTTCATCGGCGTGCGGATTTCGTGGCTCATCATGGCCAGGAACTCACTTTTGGCGCGGTTCGTATTCTCTGCGGTCTCCTTGGCAATCAGCAGCTTCTTCTGCTCGGTAATATCCTTGACGATAATATAAAAGCCTACGGTAGACTGGTTGATAATAATCGGCGCAAGGGTGGTCAGAACCTCCACAGAATGCCCGTCCTTATGCCAGATCAGGTTGATATCCTGTCCCACGGAGCCGCTCTGCCGGCGGGGACCGAGTACGTTCTGCAGCTGCCGCTCGCCGATGATCCGGCTGACACTCATGCCTACCATCTCGGGGATCTTATACCCTGTCAGCCTTACCGCCTGTTCATTCCCGTTAATAATATGGCCTTCCAGGTCCAGCGATATGATCGCGTCATGATTATATTTCTTCAGCGATGTATAACGCTCGACCGATTCCTGAAGCTTCTGCTCCACAATCTTGCGCCGGGTCACATCGCGGCCGACAGCCAGCACCCCGCGCTCCCCGCCGTCTTCCACTGTTCTCAGGGAGAATTCAATCCAGATATATTGCCCGTTCGCATGTAATATCCGCAGCTGGATATCAGGCGAGTCAGCTATCTGCTGCGCACTGATTAAGGCCAGATCCTCAGAGTGAACCAGCCTGCTGTTGTCCCGGCCGATCAGCTCCTCCGATCTGTACCCGAGCACCTCTTCCACTGAAGGGGAACAATAGCGGCAGACTGAACCCGGCGCAGCATAGTAGACAATGTCCCTGATGTTGCCGGCAATCAGCTGGTACAGCCGCTCAGGCGTCCCGGAAAGTGCCTCCACCGGTGCCGCAGGCGGCCTTCCGGCCAGATGAACGATATAATACAGACCCGCTCCCGTCGAAGGCTCACTCACCCTCACCACATGTAGCAGAACCGGAAGCACTGAGCCGTCCGCATGGCGCAGCTTGATTTCGGCTTCAAAAAAAGGGGCTGCTCCCGTCCTCAAGCTCCCCATCCTGTGCTTATGTATGTGCAGGCTATCTTCATCCCAGCATGCTGTGAAGCTGCGCCCCAGCAGCTGTTCTGCGGAATATCCGAGCAAGAGGGTTACCGCCGGATTCACATTCGTCCATTCTTCAGCCATGGAGAGAAATGCTACTCCGGCAGTCCCTGTCTTAAATGCCTGTTCAAATGAAGAAGACGTCTCCGTATGCCGCCTTAGCATAAGATCCACCACCCGTTTGGAAGTATTAAATGCGATATTTTATATTAAATCTTCAATATAAATATCTTGCATATCCGGGCGAAAGTCAACTCATGATGTCGAATATAGACGATTCTTATTCAGCGGATTACAGCAGCCCGTGAACCCGCCGCCAGACAGAGATCTCCCCAGTTCCCCACCTTAATGAATCCCCTGTTGCTATTTCGGGCTAAATCTTCTGCAGGTCTTCTCCGTAGAGCAGCCTTTTCACGGTTTCGGTGAACGCTTTAACCTGAAAGGGCTTGGTGATATATTCGGCAAAACCTTTCTTCCTGGCCTGCTCAATATCCGAGCTTTGCGCAAACGCGCTGGTCGCCAGCACCGGAATATGACAAGTCGCCTGATCCTGCTGCAATATTTCCAGAGCTTCATATCCGTTAAGTCCGGGAAGCCCGATGTCCAGAATGATCAGATTCGGCTGAGCGTCCCGCGCCATTTGTAGTCCAAGCTCTGCCGTCTCAGCCTTCAGCAGCAATACGGAGGGCAGGTTTCTTTTGAAGATATGGTGTACTAAGGCCATATTGAGCTGATTGTCTTCCACATATAGTACCGTCCACTTGCACTCCTCCATCTAGCGTATCCTCCTAAAAAATTTCAGCACCCTTAACTGCGGATGGGCACGCGAAAATAAAAAAACCGAAGAAAGGGACCATTCCCCCTTCTTCGGCTCATGTTCGGCTCATTTTCATGTCCGACTCATTTCCACCTATTATATGGTTAGACTTTAGTGAAAAGTATAGGCTATCACGCTGGTATCTTTGTCGAAATCCCAATCCACATAAATATCCGCCAGCTCTTTGCCGAGCATCTGGGCTATCGTGGTGGTATCATCCAAATACCGCTTCTCCATCTTGCGCTTGGTGGTCTTAAGCGTATTCTCATAGCCGAGGCCAATCAATTCCTTCTCCAAAGGAATCATGATACCCTCACGCTTAATAATTAGAATGCGGGGTCCCAGCCACCATGAGTCCGTATGGACCGGTTCCTTCTGGACCTTCTTAGTGACTTCGTTAATCTGGATATGGACTTCCTCGCGTCCGGCATAATCATCAATCGGTACGTCGTCATTCTTGATGAGTGCCACAATCATCCCCGAGGCGTTATGAATACCCCAATCATAAAAAAGCTCGCCGACCTCAACAGCCATGCTCTCCTTCAGGTACGCTGCAAGCTCGGGAAGCAGGGACTTCATCAGAAGCTCCCGTGTATAACGAAACGCCTGTTCTTCTTCCTTATTTAATAAAAACCTCTCCACAGGCCCGATAAAATTACGGATATGCAGGGCTATACATTGCTTCCCGATGGAGGCGTGTATCGATTCAGGACCTTTCCCGAAGCGTTCCCGCAATAGCCTTCCTGTGAAACTGGAAAGTTGGCTAGTAAGTTCTGTAATGCTCATTCAATTTCCTCCAGCATAATATTCTAGTGTCTGCGTGTGTACATCTGGGGAGACGTTCCGCCTGCTGAAAGAAACGGTTCGTTCAACTTAGTATAATCGGTAGCCGCCCAGTTCGTATATATAAAACTTTATGGGATATTTCCCGGACACTCCGATTGCTGAGACAAAAGCTTCTATAAATAGAACGCCCAATATTACAAGTAACCGCAGGGCAAGCGTTACAAACTTCCACTCATATACTTACAATTAGTAAGTTATTGTGATATACTGGGCTATATCCTTGCACTAACGGACAAGCTTAGAAGATAACTGCTACTCAATATTCTGGATTATAAGGGGTCTGTACCATGAACAACCAAGGGAATAATCAAAAGAAGGAAACAAGTCTGCCGGAGTTTGAATTCGGCATTTATACACTGGGCGATATCGTTACCGATTGCCATACAGGGCAGCGGATCAGCCCCCTCCAGCGTCTGCAGGAAGTCATTGCAGCCGCGAAGCTGGCCGATGAAGCCGGGCTGGATGTGTTCGGCGTTGGCGAGCATCACCGGCTGGATTTCGTGATTTCTTCGGTGCCCGTTGTGCTGGCGGCTATTGCCCAGGTTACACAGCGGATCAAGCTCACCAGCGCTACGACCGTGCTGAGCACCATTGATCCGGTCCGTGTCTTCGAGGATTTCGCCACCCTGGACCTGCTGTCGGGCGGACGGGCCGAGATCATCGCCGGGCGCGGCGCTTTCCTGGAATCCTTCCCGCTGTTCGGCTACGAGCTGGAGGATTACAAGCAGCTGTTCAGCGAGAACCTCGACCTGCTGCTCACGCTGAACCAGCATGAGGTTATGAACTGGGCGGGCAAATTCCGCTCCCCGCTGCATAACGCCGAGATCGCTCCGCGCCCGCTACAGCAGAAGCTGCCGCTCTGGATCGGCATCGGCGGTTCGGCCGAAAGTGCCGAGAAGGCCGGTGCTCTTGGCATTGGCATGGCTATCGCTATTCTGAGCGGCAGCCCGGAGCCTTTCGAGAATCTGGCCGGTACTTACCGACGCGCCGGGACAGCCGCCGGCCACCAGCCGGAGGACCTGAAGATCGCCATCACCAGCCATGGCTACATCGCCAAGACCTCACAGCAGGCACTGGATGAGTATTACCCTTATTACTACAGCTACCGTAATAGCATCAGCCCGCGCCCCGGTCAGGAGTACCGGGTCTCGCGCAGCGAATTCGGCCGGTTCACCTCGCCGGACAACACCCTGGCCGTGGGCAGCCCGCAGCAGATCATCGAGAAGATTCTCTATCAGCATGAGCTGTTCGGCCATAACCGCTTCATGACCCAGCTCGACATCGGCGGCCTGCCCTACGCCAAGGTAGCCGCCGCCATCGAGCTGCTCGCCACCGAGGTCGCCCCGGTGGTGCGCCGTGAGCTGGCGAAGAAGCAGCGCGGGATTTCCTCCGCGCAATAGGGGCCATTGCGCTGGATGGGGTGCCGCCTAACTGATTGGCTCATTTAACTAACATCTGTTGGATTCAGGGGCACTCGTGCTCCTGATTTGCTCATTTAGCTAACGTCTGCTTGATTCAGGGGCACTTGTGCTCCTCATTCGCTCATTTAGCCAACTTTTGCTCGATTCAGGTGCACTTGTGCTCCTCATTCGCTCATTTAGCCAACTTTTGCTCGATTCAGGTGCACTTGTGCTCCTGATTTGCTCTTTTAGCCAACTTTTGCTCGATTCAGGTGCACTTGTGCTCCTCATTCGCTCATTTAGCCAACTTTTGCTCGATTCAGGTGCACTTGTGCTCCTGATTTGCTCATTTAGCTAACTTTTGCTCGATTCAGGTGCACTTGTGCTCCTGATTTGCTCATTCAGCTAACTTTTGCTCGATTCAGGTGCACTTGTGCTCCTGATTTGCTCATTTAGCTAACTTTTGCTCCTCATCCAGCCTACTTCCAGCGCCACCAATGGGATTTATCCCTCTCATTTCCCCATCCAGCCCACTTTTCAGCGTCACCAACGGGATTTATCCCTTTCATTTCCTCATTCACCCCACTTCCAGCACCACTAATGGGATTTATCCCTTTCATTTCCTCATCCAGCCCACTTCCAGCGCCACCAATGGGATTTATCCCTTTAATTCCCCCCATCCAGCCCACTTCCAGCACCACCAATGGGATTTACTCCCTCTCATTTCCCCATCCAGCCCACTTTCAGCACCACTAATGGGATTTATCCCTCTCATTTCCCCATCCAGCCCACTTTTCAGTGTCACCAAAGGAATTTATCCCTTTCATTTACACATCCAGCCCACTTCCAGCACCACTAATGGGATTTATCCCTCTCATTTCCCATCCAGCCCACTTTCAGCACCACTAATGGGATTTATCCCTTTCATTTCCTCATCCAGCCTACTTTCAGCGCCACCAATGGGATTTATCCCTCTCATTTCCCCATCCGGCGGAGTCCGCACAGTCATTCTAATACCTTATATTAGTTTTAACTTCAATACCCCGCAGGCGGAGGATGCCACGTATAAGCAGGTGCATCAGGAGAGCGCCTAACCTAAGTAGCAGCCGCCGATCGTTCATTCGTTCATTCGTTCATTCGTTCGTTCGTTCATTCGTTCATTCGTTCGTTCATTCGTTCGTTCATTCGTTCGTTCATTCGTTCAAAAGGACAAAAAAAGCCCCCAGCGATTGCTGGGGACCTGTTCAATAGTATGAATTAGCCAATGTTCAGGCAAATGATGGCTTGTTATTATCCACTTTACCGCTGACCAGCTTCTTGTACTCGTCGTCGCCACCCTCCAGGGATGGTGCCAAATACACGCTTGACGCTGAGGGCGTAAGCTTGGGGCCGGATTTACGTTTGGAGCGGCCTTTGGCTCCCGCGCTGTTGCCGTCACCGCTTGCAGACCGGCGGACAGTACTGGATACACTAACGGCATTCTTCATATTCTTCATCCTGTTAGTCCCCTCCCACTAAATGATTGACGGTGCGGAACAAATCCCGGTTATAGGCCACGACTGCTGTAATATCCTCTGCCGTTAATCTCTGACTTCCCGAGAAGTGCACGGACAGCACATGGTTCTCCCCTAAAGGATAGCATAGGATATATACCTCCGCAACTTCCGTACGCTGTAAAAAAGTCCATTCTTTTGCCAAAAAAGCATCCAGCACCCCCGGCTTCACGCTCCCGTCCCCGAAGGCGGCGAACGGATACATCTGCCCGCGTCCCACATTGCCGCCGACCTGCTTCAGGCCCGCTTCCGCTTCGGCCCGCCACATGGCGGCTCCGATGACCCGGCAGTCCTCCGGGGGCAGGAATGAATTACGGACGGCTTCGCTCAGGGCCTGGTATTTCTCGGCTGCCTGAGGTGGCGTTACATTATTATTATATTGCCAAAAGAAGTGAAGGATACTTTCTTTTCGCCTAAGCTCTGCCCGAAGCTGCAACAGCTCTACAGCCGGGTCGTGGTACATCCCCTGTGCCTGAATACTGTCGATGATCTTGCCGCAGCTCACATCCACCGCCGCTGTAACATTCTCATGCTGCCACTCATATTCCAGCGGGGTTAGTCCCGACAGATCCGACAGCAGATGATACTCTTCCACATTCTCACCCGGAACAAGATCGCTGCGGGCGGGCACCTGATCCGGCAGCAGGCAGAAGACCCGGCCGCGCCGCAGCCGCGCCCAGAACAGGCCCATTTCGAACTGGGTGTTGTCCCGGGTCACATAATAATATTTACCCCTAATCCGGGCTACATCATCCGGTGAGAACACAAAGACGGCAAAATCGCTGATATCCAGATTCCGCTCCAGCGCTTCCATGGTGTATTCATTCGGCCGGAAAGCAGCGGCATACCACGGATGGACCTCAGCGGTCCGCTTCAGCTGTTCGTGGATAGCCCTGGCATAGCGGATAGATTCTCTGGAAGAACCAATGAATAATCTAGGTCTGATCACGGCGGCACTCCTTTGTCTGTTTCCCCAATATGTAATAATTATACAGGCATTTCCTGCTAACGAATAGGGCTTCGGGCGATATTCAGCAGCAGCGCGGGAAGATAAGAGGGATATGGTCAGCAGCGTTGTTAGCGGTAGTTGGAGTAGGTATTTATCTTCAATTTTAATTTTTTAGTGTTCTCCGGCCGATGAAACGGGTAATAGAATGTTATCTCTCCGGGAAATGAGGATTTATTTGTATGCGACAAAAATTACATACTGCAGTCCTGTCAGCCTGTCTGCTGACTTCATCCATACTGGCACCTGTCCTGCCGTCTTCTACCGCTTATGCTGCAACTTCTTACACGGCCAAAGTGTACGCCAGCTCCCTGAATGTACGCAGTGAGCCTGCTGCAAGCGCTGCCGTCACAGGCACTCTGGCTGCCGGAGCCACCGTTACCGTCACTGAAGAGCAGCATGGCTGGCTCAAGGTCCGGGCCGGCTCTGTCTCCGGCTGGGTAGCCGGTTACTATCTGAAGCGTACCAGTGGAAGCTCCTCCACCAGTACCTCTTCCAGCTCCACCGCCTCCAAGGCATCGGCCAAGGCGGCGGTTAAGACCACAGCGGCCTCCAGCGGAACGGCTGTCGTGACCGCGTCTTCCCTGCGCATCCGCAGCGGGCCGGGAACCGGCTATGAGGTGGTCGGTTCCCTGCAATCCGGCAACAAGGTGACACTCCTGCTCCGGCAGGGAGAGTGGTCGCGGGTCCGCACCGCCGGAGGAACCGTCGGCTGGGTATCCTCCGGGTATCTGTCAGGCGGAACCGTCCGCAGCGCAAGCACGGTCAGCTCGAATAGCCAGACTCCGAGTGTTGTACGGAAATCCGGCAGCATCCGGGGCAAGCTGATCATAGTGGACCCTGGCCACGGCGGCACCGATCCGGGCATGCTCGGGACAACCTATGACACGATGGAGAAGGATCTGACGCTCCAGACCTCCCTGTACCTGCGGGATTATCTGACCGCCAAGGGAGCCAGAGTGGAGATGACCCGGACCCGCGGGGACCAGAAGCCTGCGCTCTCCCAGCGGGTGCAGCTCGGACGGCAGCTCGGTGCGGACGCTTTTGTCAGCATTCATTATAATTCATCGCCGAAAAATGTCTCCGGCACGCTGACCTTCTTCTACTCGCAGCAGAATGATCTGCGGCTGGCCCGGGCAGTGGAGACCCGGCTGGGTGAGGGCATTGGCCTGCGCAGCAACGGCCTCTCCTTCGGCGACTACCAT
This genomic interval from Paenibacillus sp. FSL H8-0332 contains the following:
- a CDS encoding PAS domain S-box protein, encoding MLRRHTETSSSFEQAFKTGTAGVAFLSMAEEWTNVNPAVTLLLGYSAEQLLGRSFTACWDEDSLHIHKHRMGSLRTGAAPFFEAEIKLRHADGSVLPVLLHVVRVSEPSTGAGLYYIVHLAGRPPAAPVEALSGTPERLYQLIAGNIRDIVYYAAPGSVCRYCSPSVEEVLGYRSEELIGRDNSRLVHSEDLALISAQQIADSPDIQLRILHANGQYIWIEFSLRTVEDGGERGVLAVGRDVTRRKIVEQKLQESVERYTSLKKYNHDAIISLDLEGHIINGNEQAVRLTGYKIPEMVGMSVSRIIGERQLQNVLGPRRQSGSVGQDINLIWHKDGHSVEVLTTLAPIIINQSTVGFYIIVKDITEQKKLLIAKETAENTNRAKSEFLAMMSHEIRTPMNGVIGMTDLLLESSEPGSQQREFLEIIRQSGESLLNIINDILDLSKIEAGKISLQDEPFILQHCMDSALELLQLKAERKGLILSVETEPDVPQRLIGDGERLKQVLLNLAGNAVKFTCTGGVKVGVKCIAASPPGVTLEFTVADTGKGIPEDARSRLFEPFYQLEHFRGRHGEGTGLGLAISKQLVERMGGEIYLDTAAEQGATFVFTVVLRTEAQALPAEGPEGNLPEPQSEGRSLHILVAEDNVINQIVLRKILEKRGFVVDVAEDGRQAVDMTARHGYDLIFMDVQMPGMNGLEATAAIRAEQPADQQPVIVAVTANALKGDRELCLEAGMDEYISKPLRSDSITKVIGKFFADQE
- a CDS encoding N-acetylmuramoyl-L-alanine amidase, whose protein sequence is MRQKLHTAVLSACLLTSSILAPVLPSSTAYAATSYTAKVYASSLNVRSEPAASAAVTGTLAAGATVTVTEEQHGWLKVRAGSVSGWVAGYYLKRTSGSSSTSTSSSSTASKASAKAAVKTTAASSGTAVVTASSLRIRSGPGTGYEVVGSLQSGNKVTLLLRQGEWSRVRTAGGTVGWVSSGYLSGGTVRSASTVSSNSQTPSVVRKSGSIRGKLIIVDPGHGGTDPGMLGTTYDTMEKDLTLQTSLYLRDYLTAKGARVEMTRTRGDQKPALSQRVQLGRQLGADAFVSIHYNSSPKNVSGTLTFFYSQQNDLRLARAVETRLGEGIGLRSNGLSFGDYHILRENPLPATLVELGFLSNPYDEAIVRKAAYQRKAAQAVAEGVADYFNK
- a CDS encoding Na-translocating system protein MpsC family protein; protein product: MSITELTSQLSSFTGRLLRERFGKGPESIHASIGKQCIALHIRNFIGPVERFLLNKEEEQAFRYTRELLMKSLLPELAAYLKESMAVEVGELFYDWGIHNASGMIVALIKNDDVPIDDYAGREEVHIQINEVTKKVQKEPVHTDSWWLGPRILIIKREGIMIPLEKELIGLGYENTLKTTKRKMEKRYLDDTTTIAQMLGKELADIYVDWDFDKDTSVIAYTFH
- a CDS encoding TIR domain-containing protein, whose product is MIRPRLFIGSSRESIRYARAIHEQLKRTAEVHPWYAAAFRPNEYTMEALERNLDISDFAVFVFSPDDVARIRGKYYYVTRDNTQFEMGLFWARLRRGRVFCLLPDQVPARSDLVPGENVEEYHLLSDLSGLTPLEYEWQHENVTAAVDVSCGKIIDSIQAQGMYHDPAVELLQLRAELRRKESILHFFWQYNNNVTPPQAAEKYQALSEAVRNSFLPPEDCRVIGAAMWRAEAEAGLKQVGGNVGRGQMYPFAAFGDGSVKPGVLDAFLAKEWTFLQRTEVAEVYILCYPLGENHVLSVHFSGSQRLTAEDITAVVAYNRDLFRTVNHLVGGD
- a CDS encoding LLM class flavin-dependent oxidoreductase yields the protein MNNQGNNQKKETSLPEFEFGIYTLGDIVTDCHTGQRISPLQRLQEVIAAAKLADEAGLDVFGVGEHHRLDFVISSVPVVLAAIAQVTQRIKLTSATTVLSTIDPVRVFEDFATLDLLSGGRAEIIAGRGAFLESFPLFGYELEDYKQLFSENLDLLLTLNQHEVMNWAGKFRSPLHNAEIAPRPLQQKLPLWIGIGGSAESAEKAGALGIGMAIAILSGSPEPFENLAGTYRRAGTAAGHQPEDLKIAITSHGYIAKTSQQALDEYYPYYYSYRNSISPRPGQEYRVSRSEFGRFTSPDNTLAVGSPQQIIEKILYQHELFGHNRFMTQLDIGGLPYAKVAAAIELLATEVAPVVRRELAKKQRGISSAQ
- a CDS encoding response regulator, whose amino-acid sequence is MEECKWTVLYVEDNQLNMALVHHIFKRNLPSVLLLKAETAELGLQMARDAQPNLIILDIGLPGLNGYEALEILQQDQATCHIPVLATSAFAQSSDIEQARKKGFAEYITKPFQVKAFTETVKRLLYGEDLQKI